The following proteins come from a genomic window of Pieris napi chromosome 15, ilPieNapi1.2, whole genome shotgun sequence:
- the LOC125056848 gene encoding carboxypeptidase B-like, which translates to MYKIFLLFLLSPCLVYSKHEEYLGHALYEVRVSNDNQGAYLNEVVERFFLDKWHPTITGQDSLILVPGDLKEDFQKEMIRANIAYEVKCDNIKEQLDLEDQLMSAAAARSNRSSPALPYDVIHRYDVVNNYLQTVANSYPNVQIATAGKSIQGRDIRYLRISSDNFQSRNKPVVFLMSLLHAREWVTLPGTLYAIEKLVIDVQDRSLVDNIDWIIMPIANPDGYEFTHTNTRMWRKNRRQNSGWSFCPGVDLNRNFDHEWGTASSSSPCTETFHGTGPFSEPETAAIRNVLNGVRNRLELFIDLHSFGSMVLYGFGNRKLPPNALTLNMVGVRMAQRIDAVKWRENRNYRVGNIVDLLNYGASGGSSDYVQSLGNLLSYTYEMPAYRNLNTLNGFLVDPAFIYQAGMETWEGIKAGARYLIERRDAAMAR; encoded by the exons ATGTATAAGATATTTCTTCTTTTCCTTCTGTCCCCTTGTTTAGTTTATTCTAAACATGAGGAATACTTGGG GCACGCTCTATATGAAGTCAGAGTGTCAAACGACAACCAAGGAGCATACTTAAACGAAGTGGTAGAGCGTTTCTTCTTAGACAAGTGGCACCCTACAATCACCGGACAGGATAGCTTGATTCTGGTACCGGGAGACTTGAAAGAGGACTTCCAGAAGGAGATGATCAGAGCGAACATCGCTTATGAAGTCAAGTGCGACAACATTAAGGA aCAATTAGACCTTGAAGATCAACTGATGTCTGCAGCAGCTGCCAGAAGCAATAGGTCAAGTCCAGCTCTACCGTATGATGTCATTCACAGATACGATGTT GTAAACAACTACCTACAAACAGTTGCAAACTCCTACCCAAATGTCCAAATCGCTACCGCAGGAAAAAGTATCCAGGGCCGTGACATCAGATACTTGAGAATATCCTCAGACAACTTCCAG TCTAGAAACAAGCCCGTCGTGTTCTTGATGTCTTTGCTGCATGCTCGTGAGTGGGTCACTCTTCCTGGTACTCTGTACGCCATTGAGAAGTTAGTCATAGACGTTCAAGACCGAAGCCTGGTGGACAACATTGACTGGATAATCATGCCTATTGCCAATCCTGATGGTTATGAATTCACGCACACAAAT acCCGCATGTGGCGTAAGAACCGTCGCCAGAATTCCGGATGGTCCTTCTGTCCTGGTGTCGACTTGAACAGGAACTTCGACCACGAGTGGGGAACAGCATCCAGTTCTTCTCCCTGCACCGAAACATTCCACGGTACTGGACCCTTCTCCGAACCAGAAACAGCAGCTATTAGAAACGTCCTAAACGGAGTCAGAAACCGCTTAGAGCTTTTTATTGACCTACACAGCTTCGGAAGCATGGTCCTCTATGGATTTGGAAACAGGAAGCTCCCTCCTAACGCTCTCACCCTTAACATGGTTGGAGTCAGAATGGCTCAGCGAATTGACGCTGTAAAATGGAGAGAAAATAGAAATTACAGAGTAGGAAATATAGTTGACCTTCTCAACTATGGTGCCTCAGGTGGATCCAGCGACTACGTTCAGTCTCTAGGAAATCTCCTATCATACACCTACGAAATGCCTGCTTATAGAAACCTGAACACGTTGAATGGTTTCCTGGTAGACCCTGCCTTCATCTACCAAGCAGGTATGGAGACTTGGGAAGGTATTAAAGCTGGAGCCCGTTATCTGATCGAAAGGCGTGACGCAGCTATGGCTcgataa
- the LOC125056831 gene encoding carboxypeptidase B-like isoform X2 — translation MREWILVSLCAVAFAKHEIYSGWKSYYVAPASQEQLSILGSLESKLDVDYFVRPRVDREGVALVKPQYQEEFLNVLANEEISHRVHSEDIKSQLDIEDELIEARHAEFRARSTPEKPYDNYLRLDAIYNYMDEVAANYPNIVKQVTAGRSFEGRPVKYLKISSTNFEDRSKSIIFVDATLHAREWITPPAAVYAIHKLVENRTDPELLDKFDWIIMPVANPDGYEFSHTNERFWRKTRSTDQSPLSVMCPGVDGNRNFDIHWGTVGTSNNPCSDTYGGSKPFSEIETRLVRDVLEENLSRIILYITIHSYGSMILYPWGHDGSLSNNALGLHTVGIAMADAIFAKTLPVFSRYRVGNSLLVIGYGASGAAEDYAHSVGVPLTYTYELPGLRRGVQGFHLDPRYVRPVAEETWEGIYVGAKRARAIVRSK, via the exons ATGAGGGAATGGATACTAGTGTCTTTGTGCGCAGTAGCATTTGCCAAACATGAAATTTACTCTGG atGGAAGTCATACTACGTGGCTCCAGCTTCTCAAGAACAGCTTTCGATCTTGGGTTCTCTGGAGAGCAAATTAGACGTAGATTACTTCGTCAGACCAAGAGTAGACCGTGAAGGTGTAGCGTTGGTGAAACCTCAATATCAAGAAGAATTCCTTAATGTTCTGGCGAATGAAGAAATCTCTCATAGGGTTCACAGTGAAGATATCAAATc CCAACTCGATATTGAGGATGAGCTTATTGAAGCAAGGCATGCAGAGTTCCGCGCTAGAAGCACACCGGAAAAACCTTACGACAATTATCTTCGATTGGATGCG ATCTACAATTACATGGACGAGGTAGCCGCAAACTACCCCAATATTGTCAAGCAAGTAACTGCTGGAAGATCCTTCGAGGGCCGTCCTGTCAAGTACTTGAAAATTTCTTCCACCAACTTCGAAGATAGGTCAAAATCCATCATATTTGTCGATGCGACTTTGCACGCCAGGGAATGGATCACCCCACCAGCTGCTGTTTATGCAATTCACAAGCTGGTCGAAAACAGAACTGATCCAGAACTTTTGGACAAATTTGACTGGATCATCATGCCTGTGGCTAACCCAGATGGATACGAATTTTCTCATACAAAT GAACGATTCTGGCGCAAAACACGTTCGACTGATCAATCTCCACTAAGCGTTATGTGTCCCGGGGTCGATGGAAACCGGAACTTCGATATCCACTGGGGTACCGTAGGAACCAGCAACAACCCCTGCTCTGATACCTACGGAGGATCTAAACCCTTCTCAGAAATCGAGACCAGACTCGTACGCGATGTTCTTGAGGAGAACTTGAGCAGAATAATTTTGTACATCACGATTCATAGTTATGGCAGCATGATTCTTTACCCTTGGGGTCATGATGGAAGTCTCTCAAACAATGCTTTAGGTTTACATACGGTAGGAATTGCAATGGCTGACGCAATTTTCGCAAAGACCCTCCCAGTCTTTTCAAGATACAGGGTTGGCAATTCCTTGCTCGTAATTGGTTATGGCGCATCTGGAGCTGCTGAAGACTATGCCCATTCTGTTGGAGTTCCTCTGACTTATACTTATGAGTTACCCGGTCTTAGAAGAGGTGTGCAAGGGTTCCACCTTGACCCTAGATACGTCAGGCCAGTTGCAGAAGAGACTTGGGAGGGAATTTATGTAGGCGCGAAGAGAGCAAGAGCAATTGTGAGAAGTAAATAA
- the LOC125056831 gene encoding carboxypeptidase B-like isoform X1 produces MREWILVSLCAVAFAKHEIYSGWKSYYVAPASQEQLSILGSLESKLDVDYFVRPRVDREGVALVKPQYQEEFLNVLANEEISHRIHNEDIKSQLDIEDEHIEARHAEFRARSTPEKPYDNYLRLDAIYNYMDEVAANYPNIVQQVTAGRSFQGRPIKYLKISSTNFEDRSKSVIFVDATMHAREWITTPAAAYAIHKLVENRTDSELLDNFDWIIMPVSNPDGYEYTHTNERFWRKTRSFNIENLITFICRGVDGNRNFDIHWGTVGSSDDICADNYAGSAPFSEIETRLVRDVLNENLSRMILYITLHSYGSMILYPWGHDGSLSNNALGLHTVGIAMADAIFAKTLPIFPRYRVGNSMHVIGYATSGSAEDYAHSIGVPLTYTYELPGIEHDYDEDEDEDDDDDFADDDHLKGFHLDPQYIRPVVEETWEGISVGAKRARLIVRN; encoded by the exons ATGAGGGAATGGATACTAGTGTCTTTGTGCGCAGTGGCATTTGCCAAACATGAAATATACTCTGG ATGGAAGTCATACTACGTGGCTCCAGCTTCTCAAGAACAGCTGTCAATCTTGGGATCTCTGGAGAGCAAATTAGACGTGGATTACTTCGTCAGACCACGAGTAGACCGTGAAGGTGTAGCGTTGGTGAAACCTCAATACCAAGAAGAATTCCTTAATGTTCTGGCGAATGAAGAAATCTCTCATAGAATTCACAACGAAGATATCAAATc ACAGCTCGATATTGAGGATGAGCATATTGAAGCAAGGCATGCAGAGTTTCGCGCTAGAAGCACACCGGAAAAACCTTACGACAATTATCTTCGATTAGACGCG ATCTACAATTACATGGACGAGGTAGCCGCAAACTACCCCAACATTGTCCAGCAAGTAACAGCTGGAAGATCCTTCCAGGGCCGTCCTATTAAGTACTTGAAAATTTCTTCCACCAACTTCGAAGATAGGTCAAAATCCGTCATATTTGTCGATGCCACTATGCACGCCAGGGAATGGATCACCACACCAGCTGCTGCTTATGCAATCCACAAGCTGGTCGAAAACAGAACTGACTCAGAACTTTTGGACAACTTTGACTGGATCATTATGCCTGTATCTAACCCGGATGGATACGAATATACTCATACGAAT gAACGATTCTGGCGCAAAACACGTTcgtttaatattgaaaatctAATAACCTTTATATGTCGCGGAGTCGATGGAAACCGGAACTTCGATATCCACTGGGGTACCGTAGGATCCAGCGACGACATCTGCGCAGATAACTACGCAGGATCTGCACCCTTCTCAGAAATCGAGACCAGACTCGTTCGGGACGTTCTTAATGAGAACTTAAGCAGAATGATTTTGTATATCACACTTCATAGTTACGGAAGCATGATTCTGTACCCTTGGGGTCATGATGGAAGTCTTTCAAACAATGCTTTAGGTTTACATACGGTAGGAATTGCTATGGCTGACGCAATTTTCGCAAAGACCCTCCCAATCTTTCCAAGATACAGGGTCGGCAATTCCATGCACGTAATTGGTTATGCCACATCTGGATCTGCTGAAGACTATGCCCATTCTATCGGAGTTCCTCTGACTTACACTTATGAGTTACCCGGTATTGAACATGATTATGATGAAGATGAAGATGAAGATGATGATGACGATTTTGCTGATGATGATCATCTGAAAGGGTTCCATCTTGATCCTCAATACATCAGGCCAGTTGTTGAGGAGACTTGGGAGGGAATTTCTGTAGGCGCGAAGAGAGCAAGATTAATTGTgagaaattaa
- the LOC125056831 gene encoding carboxypeptidase B-like isoform X3, with the protein MREWILVSLCAVAFAKHEIYSGWKSYYVAPASQEQLSILGSLESKLDVDYFVRPRVDREGVALVKPQYQEEFLNVLANEEISHRVHSEDIKSQLDIEDELIEARHAEFRARSTPEKPYDNYLRLDAIYNYMDEVAANYPNIVKQVTAGRSFEGRPVKYLKISSTNFEDRSKSIIFVDATLHAREWITPPAAVYAIHKLVENRTDPELLDKFDWIIMPVANPDGYEFSHTNERFWRKTRSTDQSPLSVMCPGVDGNRNFDIHWGTVGTSNNPCSDTYGGSKPFSEIETRLVRDVLEENLSRIILYITIHSYGSMILYPWGHDGSLSNNALGLHTVGIAMADAIFAKTLPVFSRYRVGNSLLVIGYGASGAAEDYAHSVGVPLTYTYELPGLRRGVQGFHLDPRYVRPVAEETWEGIYVGAKRARAIVRSK; encoded by the exons ATGAGGGAATGGATACTAGTGTCTTTGTGCGCAGTGGCATTTGCCAAACATGAAATATACTCTGG atGGAAGTCATACTACGTGGCTCCAGCTTCTCAAGAACAGCTTTCGATCTTGGGTTCTCTGGAGAGCAAATTAGACGTAGATTACTTCGTCAGACCAAGAGTAGACCGTGAAGGTGTAGCGTTGGTGAAACCTCAATATCAAGAAGAATTCCTTAATGTTCTGGCGAATGAAGAAATCTCTCATAGGGTTCACAGTGAAGATATCAAATc CCAACTCGATATTGAGGATGAGCTTATTGAAGCAAGGCATGCAGAGTTCCGCGCTAGAAGCACACCGGAAAAACCTTACGACAATTATCTTCGATTGGATGCG ATCTACAATTACATGGACGAGGTAGCCGCAAACTACCCCAATATTGTCAAGCAAGTAACTGCTGGAAGATCCTTCGAGGGCCGTCCTGTCAAGTACTTGAAAATTTCTTCCACCAACTTCGAAGATAGGTCAAAATCCATCATATTTGTCGATGCGACTTTGCACGCCAGGGAATGGATCACCCCACCAGCTGCTGTTTATGCAATTCACAAGCTGGTCGAAAACAGAACTGATCCAGAACTTTTGGACAAATTTGACTGGATCATCATGCCTGTGGCTAACCCAGATGGATACGAATTTTCTCATACAAAT GAACGATTCTGGCGCAAAACACGTTCGACTGATCAATCTCCACTAAGCGTTATGTGTCCCGGGGTCGATGGAAACCGGAACTTCGATATCCACTGGGGTACCGTAGGAACCAGCAACAACCCCTGCTCTGATACCTACGGAGGATCTAAACCCTTCTCAGAAATCGAGACCAGACTCGTACGCGATGTTCTTGAGGAGAACTTGAGCAGAATAATTTTGTACATCACGATTCATAGTTATGGCAGCATGATTCTTTACCCTTGGGGTCATGATGGAAGTCTCTCAAACAATGCTTTAGGTTTACATACGGTAGGAATTGCAATGGCTGACGCAATTTTCGCAAAGACCCTCCCAGTCTTTTCAAGATACAGGGTTGGCAATTCCTTGCTCGTAATTGGTTATGGCGCATCTGGAGCTGCTGAAGACTATGCCCATTCTGTTGGAGTTCCTCTGACTTATACTTATGAGTTACCCGGTCTTAGAAGAGGTGTGCAAGGGTTCCACCTTGACCCTAGATACGTCAGGCCAGTTGCAGAAGAGACTTGGGAGGGAATTTATGTAGGCGCGAAGAGAGCAAGAGCAATTGTGAGAAGTAAATAA
- the LOC125056809 gene encoding carboxypeptidase B-like yields the protein MKALVLLCLVSSIFAKHEEYIGWKSYYVAPSTTGQLESLGSMIPSLDLDFLSQASTDREGLVLVKPEHQVNFIKALESEGIQYWLHVDNVKAQLDLDDEDMETHSKSTPPKGEMAYDRYQRLEVIYAYLDRIAEQYPNLVKLETPAHSFEGRPIKYLKISSTNFEDESKSIVFIEAAMHAREWITPPVATFAIHKLVENVTNADMIEKFDWIILPVANPDGYAITHNGTRFWRKTRSTDHEDGERCPGVDGNRNFDFVWNTIGVSSDPCANTYPGRKVFSEVETRVVRDILHENLNRMVMYLSMHSYGSMVLYSWGHDGSLSNYAFAQQTTAVNMITAIQVKKLPEFPNYTAGNSKLVVGYAISGSSQDYAHYIGLPLAFTYELPGLGPGLLGFSLSARYISHVVDETWDGIVVGARRARQLYGPDPFKY from the exons ATGAAGGCTTTAGTACTTTTGTGTTTGGTGTCGAGCATTTTTGCTAAGCACGAAGAATATATAGG ATGGAAGTCCTACTACGTAGCTCCGTCAACCACAGGCCAGCTGGAGTCCCTCGGGTCAATGATTCCCAGCCTTGACCTGGACTTTCTGAGCCAAGCTTCCACAGACCGCGAAGGCCTAGTTCTTGTGAAACCAGAACACCAAGTTAACTTTATAAAAGCATTGGAAAGTGAAGGCATACAGTACTGGTTACATGTGGACAATGTGAAGGC TCAACTAGATTTGGATGATGAGGACATGGAAACTCACAGCAAAAGTACTCCTCCGAAGGGAGAAATGGCATATGATAGATACCAGCGCTTGGAAGTG ATCTACGCTTACCTGGACAGAATTGCGGAGCAGTATCCCAATCTGGTTAAACTAGAGACGCCCGCGCATTCATTTGAAGGTCGTCCCATTAAGTACTTGAAAATATCTTCCACTAACTTCGAGGATGAATCTAAGTCAATTGTTTTCATTGAGGCAGCAATGCATGCGAGAGAATGGATAACTCCACCAGTAGCGACATTTGCTATCCACAAACTTGTAGAGAATGTGACAAATGCTGATATGATTGAAAAGTTTGATTGGATCATTTTGCCGGTTGCCAATCCGGACGGATATGCTATTACTCATAATGGT ACTCGTTTTTGGCGTAAAACCCGCTCAACTGACCATGAGGACGGTGAACGTTGCCCTGGCGTTGATGGAAACCGCAATTTTGATTTCGTCTGGAATACTATTGGTGTTAGTTCTGATCCTTGTGCAAACACCTATCCTGGCCGCAAAGTTTTCTCAGAAGTTGAAACAAGAGTCGTCCGGGACATCCTTCATGAGAACCTGAATAGAATGGTCATGTACCTTAGTATGCATAGTTACGGAAGCATGGTTTTGTACTCGTGGGGCCACGATGGCAGTCTATCAAACTACGCTTTTGCTCAGCAGACAACAGCTGTTAATATGATTACGGCCATTCAGGTTAAGAAATTACCGGAGTTTCCAAATTACACAGCTGGAAATTCTAAGTTAGTGGTTGGATATGCTATATCTGGGTCTTCTCAAGATTACGCGCACTATATAGGTCTCCCTTTGGCTTTTACATATGAATTGCCTGGTCTCGGTCCAGGACTTTTGGGTTTCTCTCTCAGTGCAAGGTACATTAGTCATGTGGTGGACGAAACTTGGGATGGCATTGTAGTTGGCGCAAGACGCGCAAGGCAGCTGTATGGACCCGATCCGTTTAAGTATTAA